From Candidatus Hydrogenedentota bacterium:
GTATTCCGCGCTGTGCTCCTTCGTGTATGACTCCAGAATGGCCCGTTTCGGCTCGCCCGGCTCCGGCAGCGGCACGCGGTAGCAGGCGTCCGGCCCGTCGAGCATGTACGCGATGACGCTATCCTCGCCTTCATAGACAGGCGAGGGCGCCTTTTCGCCGCGCATCGCGCGGTCCACCGCCTCGACGGCCAGTTTGCCCGCGTGCGCGGGCGCGTAGGCCTTCCAGCTCGAGATTTCGCCCTTGCGCGACTGCCGCGTCGTGAACGACACGTGCACCGCCTGCTGCACCGCCTGATAAATCGTGTCCGCGTCGAGCCGCAGCATCGCGCCGATGCCCGCCGCCTGCGCGGGACACAGGTGCGCGATGTGGTCCTTCTTGTGTTTATGCAGGCAGATGCCCTTCACCAGGTTTATCTGGGTTTCATAGCCCGTGAGGATGCCGCGCAACAGGTCGCGGCCCGTCAGGCCGAAGCGCGCCGCGCACTGTTGCGCCACGGCGAGAATCGGCGGGATATTGTCGCCCGGGTGCGAGTAATCCGCCGCGAGGAACGTGTCGTGCCAGTCCAGTTCGCGCACCGCCGTGCCGTTCGCCCATGCCGCCCATGCCGCGTCGAAGCCCTGGTCGTTCGGCAGGCCCAAGACCCGCGCGCCGCCCGGCCGCGGATGCGCCAGCGCCTGGCTGCGCGCGTTCGCCACCGGCGCGCGGTTGACCGCCGCAACGGCGACCGACGCATTGTCGATGATGCGGTTCAGCACCATTTCGACCGCTGCATCGTCCAGCGGCGCGCTGTCCGCCGCGACCCGCGCAATCTTCCACGCAAGTTGCTCGTCCTTCGGCAACTTCGCCTTCGACGGATAGACCCGGACCTCGTGCATCTGCATCGCTGCGTTTCTCCACGCGCCCCCACGGATGTAGCTTCGGGCACCTTAACACCGCACACTGCCGCAACTATGCCCGAATCCGCCCGCAAATGACATTTAGGGACTGGTTCAAGTGAGTCCTCGAGACCCGCCTGTCTCCGAGTCGCATACCGCGCTGCCATGTCGATGAGGCCCTCATTTGCGTCATAGACAGCCTGACTCGCCGTCACGGTCGCATTCGTTCAAGCTAACGGACTGCTGGTCGGCACCGGGCCGGTCCAGGCCGCTCATGCACGTGTTCCGCCTGGGCGAACCGGCCATAGCGCGTCAGCGTTTCGGCGGCATGGCGCACGGCGCGCACGTCGTTCTCGTACAGGCACCGCTCCGGCATCGCCGGGAGCATCCCGTGCGCGAGCACCTTGTCCGACCAGTATTCGCGTTCGGCAAAATCCTTGCGTTTGCGCGCGTCCTCGAGGAGCATCACC
This genomic window contains:
- a CDS encoding MmgE/PrpD family protein; translation: MQMHEVRVYPSKAKLPKDEQLAWKIARVAADSAPLDDAAVEMVLNRIIDNASVAVAAVNRAPVANARSQALAHPRPGGARVLGLPNDQGFDAAWAAWANGTAVRELDWHDTFLAADYSHPGDNIPPILAVAQQCAARFGLTGRDLLRGILTGYETQINLVKGICLHKHKKDHIAHLCPAQAAGIGAMLRLDADTIYQAVQQAVHVSFTTRQSRKGEISSWKAYAPAHAGKLAVEAVDRAMRGEKAPSPVYEGEDSVIAYMLDGPDACYRVPLPEPGEPKRAILESYTKEHSAEYQSQALIDLAFRMRERIADFRAVESVVIHTSHHTHYVIGTGSNDPQKFDPRASRETLDHSIMYIFAVALQDGRWHHVDSYAPERAARPDTVALWGKIKTVEDPEWTRRYHAHDPSEKAFGGRVEMVLRDGTRLVDELAVANAHSLGASPWRRPDYVRKFRMLTDGVVAEAESARFLECVARIPGMDSGALGEINVQLPRERLSRGVRDERGIF